A single genomic interval of Zingiber officinale cultivar Zhangliang chromosome 4A, Zo_v1.1, whole genome shotgun sequence harbors:
- the LOC121969523 gene encoding uncharacterized protein LOC121969523, producing MATDDQLSRLISELCSRLVALLNRAPALPPAGAPPAPRRRLPRRMSPAGFASLLLGASLALMLCGSVTFVIGFMLMPWVIGLVMVLYFAGILSNLSAGGRAFLFPNSCPSIPKEMSGSLLSKLPSS from the coding sequence ATGGCGACCGACGATCAGCTGTCGCGGCTCATCTCCGAGCTCTGCTCTCGCCTCGTTGCGCTCCTGAACCGGGCACCCGCCCTGCCTCCCGCTGGAGCCCCGCCTGCGCCGAGGAGGCGCCTGCCTCGGCGGATGTCGCCCGCGGGTTTCGCCTCGCTCCTCCTCGGCGCGTCGCTCGCCCTCATGCTCTGTGGCTCCGTCACCTTTGTCATCGGGTTCATGCTGATGCCCTGGGTGATCGGGCTCGTCATGGTGTTATATTTCGCTGGGATCTTGTCCAATTTGTCCGCGGGGGGGAGGGCCTTCCTTTTCCCCAATAGCTGCCCCTCCATCCCCAAGGAAATGTCAG